One part of the Bacteroidota bacterium genome encodes these proteins:
- a CDS encoding T9SS type A sorting domain-containing protein, which produces MKRILILSIIFLSLCFLPLLAQECYKSSWAKAFGGTSPYDGMIDASRRFDGKFVIAGGFGNATLTLTPVSVTSSGTYNIYIAVHDSGGIFSSAAVAAYYTSAGDQLTLTRMNVGVDGSVYITGYYQGSTIHIGTSLLPTVSRKVVFAAKFDSSLAFQWEKHNEWQPADAYAYGITSDENKNVYVTGSFSHNAFIVDGIAADNSGPWDGWTGEGFFFKVDSSGNVKYVNSFGTAASDGGGRTITADSSGNVIIASYTGASNTTYLFDQQTGVSIGTNSTFQTAIGKYAGSDGHCIWGKIVGGSMSVSDACAGENNGFFICGTTNGVVNFYPNTYSNTDNGFIAKIDSNGNNLWMESDGGGSSWTENMGAVSYYNGMVAVCGNSMSSYPYLGKFPLNSVVNGAGTFMGFNAQYQTNGKLIWARVNTNSTSSTYYNSHPLIDNAGNQLLWGNFKSTQTWYPNSLTNGGSNFKLFLTKFIPFSPASSFTVSAGPDKISTCGTSVQLSGSTNPSGISFGWSPDLGFFNNGTKTPTVNPGISTNYILFGSYQGCVNSDTVNVSYSNAAVTVSAGVDLNFCGGDSAHIFTTCNQPTATYSWSPTQYLNTSSSANPYAKPPFTTDYAVTATYNNCKAYDTVKIYSRAKPYIFLNKQNYINPYWYTHLCSADTLHLNMGDPSNSYTVSPLSMVANVNNNLVDVLGNTSGMLRVTAMSPYGCIKKDSVYVSVHNNQSAPPIQGTVASPRSACIGDSLQIPLYITNSLTYNFQYGWYAGWQEDSLDGNGWHDINYWNSDFDIFDFSVGSPTSSFYSYLRILNVKSQMNGYKYRCYVYDYCSPRNYSNVCTIIIAPKISAQPQNKNLCAGVTDSINVNTSSAGANYNWEIKLGGVWVPFVNQPGVMTANGRFLKVINAQTSVDSTWARCRINGCIPASDIYSDSALIRVISQPVIISQSMGDTLCEMQNDSLMVYTNSSQYTFKWYQNYAPITPSAQYSGINTSKLLITPLYLTNNNSVYKCRISYAGCNYSAYSQSVRFYIDTLRTINWTGGLVNICMDSSFSSVLLSGATPAGGIYSGPGVYCGYFYPDSVGVGTYTLTYTFAGMQGGCSNASGNMIFQISQIPVVSWTGGPVNTCLGSSPIVLSGGNPSGGVYSGPGVSAGSFNMNIVGVGTYTLVYTYTDPLTTCSNSDSMIFIVNACTGINETDAGAMQFYFDNTAHIISFNQNDFTDAYRATVFDMYGQLIAQRDYNNGEKKGNLILPLTSSGIYFVKFSDETKSKTYKISVTH; this is translated from the coding sequence ATGAAAAGAATTTTAATCCTTTCTATAATTTTTCTTTCACTTTGTTTTCTTCCTTTACTGGCGCAGGAATGTTATAAATCATCGTGGGCAAAAGCTTTTGGCGGCACTTCTCCTTATGACGGAATGATTGATGCGTCAAGGAGGTTTGACGGAAAGTTTGTTATTGCCGGTGGTTTTGGAAATGCCACGCTCACGCTCACTCCCGTTTCTGTTACTTCCTCAGGCACCTATAATATTTATATCGCTGTGCATGATTCAGGCGGAATATTTTCGAGTGCTGCAGTGGCTGCGTACTATACATCTGCAGGTGACCAGTTAACTCTCACCCGCATGAATGTGGGCGTTGACGGTTCTGTTTATATCACGGGCTATTATCAGGGAAGTACTATTCACATAGGAACATCTCTTCTTCCTACGGTATCCCGGAAAGTTGTCTTCGCAGCAAAATTTGATTCCTCTCTTGCGTTTCAATGGGAAAAACATAATGAATGGCAGCCTGCCGATGCGTATGCATATGGAATTACTTCAGATGAAAATAAAAATGTGTATGTGACAGGTTCGTTTTCACACAATGCATTTATTGTAGATGGAATTGCCGCAGATAACAGCGGGCCGTGGGACGGATGGACGGGCGAAGGATTTTTTTTCAAAGTAGATTCTTCCGGTAACGTGAAGTATGTAAATAGTTTCGGAACTGCCGCCTCGGATGGAGGAGGCAGAACAATTACTGCCGACAGTTCCGGAAACGTGATTATCGCAAGTTACACTGGTGCCTCAAACACAACCTATTTGTTCGATCAGCAGACAGGTGTTTCCATAGGAACAAACAGCACTTTCCAAACCGCCATCGGTAAATATGCCGGGAGTGACGGGCATTGCATCTGGGGAAAAATCGTTGGCGGATCAATGTCTGTTTCCGATGCATGTGCCGGTGAGAATAACGGCTTCTTTATTTGCGGAACTACGAATGGTGTTGTGAATTTTTATCCCAACACGTATTCGAACACAGACAATGGTTTTATCGCCAAGATAGATTCGAACGGAAATAATTTATGGATGGAATCTGACGGTGGCGGTTCCAGTTGGACAGAAAACATGGGTGCGGTAAGTTATTACAACGGCATGGTGGCGGTTTGCGGAAACAGCATGAGCAGTTATCCGTATCTTGGAAAGTTTCCTTTGAATTCTGTAGTGAACGGAGCCGGCACATTCATGGGCTTCAACGCGCAATATCAAACAAACGGAAAATTAATTTGGGCGCGCGTCAATACCAACAGCACGAGTTCCACGTATTATAACAGTCACCCTCTGATTGACAATGCAGGGAATCAATTACTTTGGGGAAATTTTAAATCCACGCAAACATGGTACCCGAATTCTTTAACCAACGGAGGTTCTAATTTCAAACTCTTTCTTACGAAGTTTATTCCGTTTTCTCCCGCTTCCTCATTCACTGTATCGGCAGGACCTGATAAAATAAGTACCTGCGGAACTTCAGTGCAGCTCAGCGGAAGCACCAACCCTTCTGGCATTTCATTCGGTTGGTCTCCTGACCTTGGATTTTTTAACAACGGAACTAAAACGCCTACTGTCAATCCGGGCATCAGCACCAATTATATTCTCTTTGGCTCTTATCAGGGATGCGTGAATTCAGATACGGTCAATGTTAGTTATTCGAATGCTGCAGTTACAGTAAGTGCAGGAGTTGATTTGAATTTTTGCGGAGGAGACAGCGCACATATTTTCACCACCTGCAATCAGCCAACGGCAACTTATAGCTGGTCGCCCACTCAATATCTAAACACTTCATCCTCTGCTAATCCCTATGCAAAACCACCTTTCACTACTGATTACGCAGTAACTGCCACTTACAATAACTGCAAAGCGTATGACACGGTAAAAATTTATTCAAGAGCAAAACCTTACATATTTCTTAACAAACAGAATTACATAAACCCCTACTGGTATACGCACCTTTGCAGCGCAGATACGCTTCACCTGAACATGGGAGATCCTTCCAACAGTTATACAGTAAGCCCGTTATCCATGGTTGCAAATGTGAACAACAATCTGGTGGATGTATTAGGAAACACTTCCGGAATGCTCAGAGTGACTGCGATGAGTCCTTATGGATGCATAAAAAAAGACAGCGTTTATGTTTCCGTGCATAACAATCAGTCCGCACCACCTATTCAGGGCACTGTTGCTTCTCCGCGAAGCGCATGCATCGGTGACAGTTTGCAAATTCCGTTATATATTACTAATTCCCTTACATATAATTTTCAGTATGGCTGGTATGCAGGGTGGCAGGAAGATTCGCTTGACGGCAATGGATGGCACGACATAAATTATTGGAATAGTGATTTCGATATTTTTGATTTCAGCGTGGGAAGCCCCACTTCTAGTTTTTACAGCTACCTGAGAATTCTGAATGTTAAATCGCAAATGAATGGTTATAAGTACAGGTGTTATGTATATGATTACTGTTCTCCGAGAAATTACAGCAATGTGTGCACTATCATCATTGCCCCTAAAATTTCAGCGCAGCCCCAGAATAAAAATCTTTGTGCCGGAGTGACGGACTCTATTAATGTGAACACAAGTTCAGCAGGAGCAAATTATAATTGGGAGATAAAACTAGGAGGCGTGTGGGTTCCTTTTGTAAATCAGCCTGGAGTGATGACCGCCAACGGAAGATTTTTAAAAGTTATCAATGCTCAAACTTCGGTGGACAGCACATGGGCGCGGTGCAGGATTAACGGATGCATTCCCGCATCAGATATTTATTCAGACAGCGCACTTATACGAGTGATTTCACAGCCCGTAATTATTTCTCAAAGCATGGGCGACACATTGTGCGAAATGCAAAACGACAGTTTGATGGTTTACACTAATTCAAGTCAGTATACTTTCAAATGGTATCAGAATTATGCTCCGATAACACCCAGTGCGCAATACAGCGGAATTAATACAAGCAAACTATTAATAACACCGCTTTATCTCACCAACAACAACAGTGTTTACAAATGTAGAATCTCCTATGCGGGATGCAATTACAGCGCTTATTCGCAGTCGGTAAGATTTTATATAGATACGCTCCGCACCATCAACTGGACGGGCGGTCTGGTGAACATCTGCATGGATTCTTCCTTTTCTTCTGTTCTGCTTTCAGGAGCAACTCCTGCCGGAGGAATTTATTCTGGTCCCGGAGTTTACTGCGGCTATTTTTATCCGGATAGCGTTGGAGTTGGAACTTATACGCTCACCTATACCTTTGCCGGAATGCAGGGAGGATGTAGTAATGCATCAGGCAATATGATTTTTCAGATAAGCCAGATTCCAGTTGTTAGCTGGACGGGCGGTCCGGTGAACACCTGCCTTGGTTCTTCTCCGATAGTTCTTTCTGGCGGCAATCCTTCAGGTGGAGTTTATTCCGGTCCCGGAGTTTCAGCTGGATCATTTAATATGAATATAGTTGGAGTGGGAACCTATACGCTTGTATATACCTACACTGATCCGTTAACCACATGCTCAAATTCTGACAGCATGATATTTATTGTGAATGCTTGCACAGGAATAAATGAAACAGATGCAGGAGCCATGCAGTTTTATTTTGACAACACAGCGCATATAATATCTTTTAACCAAAATGATTTCACCGATGCGTATCGCGCAACCGTTTTTGATATGTACGGACAACTGATAGCACAGCGTGATTATAATAACGGAGAGAAAAAAGGAAACCTTATTCTTCCTCTTACTTCTTCAGGAATTTATTTTGTAAAGTTCAGCGATGAAACAAAAAGCAAAACGTATAAAATTTCTGTAACACATTAA
- a CDS encoding phage integrase SAM-like domain-containing protein: MSTLKLTLDTRREKQNKTYPLIFRLSVNGESRDIKTGHSIPESCWNWKSGSIKRSFPAHDVISGKIKEIELRYLGKIWEYEKNRTRLNAQELRDYILSDHKTSITVYDFWQEEINLIQKADRNGGARIYMESLVALQKIQNLNVPFERIDYKFLKEIEAELISSGVKINSISLYLRTLRAVYNKAVNTEVVSYENYPFRRFRIRKEQTVPHPISLEELQKYFYLQIEKDSCLYDSWLMGKLMFMLIGINFKDMILMKEFDISTGRLIFSRCKTGRIYSIKLLPEALEIIKHFHGRSDTTLLSRVSKAEIEDKIRFPLVVKQKNKLFNEHLSKIGRIIGCKERLRGYVFRYSWANIAKQLDYSTEKIGQALGHSRNSVTDGYLSDYNSEVIDSMNEHICNQVMKIKQEI; this comes from the coding sequence ATGTCAACTCTAAAACTTACTCTTGATACAAGAAGAGAAAAGCAAAACAAAACCTATCCATTAATATTCCGGCTCTCAGTGAATGGAGAATCCCGGGACATAAAAACAGGACACTCCATTCCAGAAAGCTGCTGGAACTGGAAATCCGGCTCAATAAAAAGATCCTTCCCTGCACATGATGTAATCTCAGGTAAGATAAAAGAGATTGAACTCAGGTATCTAGGTAAGATATGGGAGTATGAGAAAAACCGGACTAGGCTGAATGCTCAGGAACTGCGGGATTATATCCTATCAGATCATAAAACTTCTATCACAGTATATGATTTCTGGCAGGAAGAAATAAATCTTATTCAGAAGGCAGACCGGAATGGAGGAGCAAGAATTTATATGGAATCCTTAGTAGCTCTTCAGAAAATCCAGAATCTAAATGTGCCATTTGAGAGGATTGATTACAAATTTCTAAAGGAGATTGAAGCGGAATTAATCAGCAGTGGTGTAAAAATAAATAGCATTAGTTTATATCTCCGAACTCTGAGAGCAGTTTATAACAAAGCTGTGAATACTGAGGTGGTATCTTATGAGAACTATCCATTCCGAAGATTCAGAATAAGAAAGGAACAAACAGTTCCGCATCCAATAAGTTTGGAGGAGTTGCAGAAATATTTTTACTTACAGATAGAAAAAGATTCATGCCTTTATGATTCATGGCTGATGGGAAAATTAATGTTCATGCTCATCGGAATAAACTTTAAAGACATGATCCTAATGAAAGAATTCGACATTTCTACAGGGAGATTGATATTTAGCAGATGTAAAACCGGAAGAATCTATTCGATTAAGTTATTACCGGAAGCATTAGAAATAATAAAACACTTCCATGGTAGGAGCGATACCACCTTGCTCAGCAGAGTTTCCAAAGCCGAGATAGAAGATAAAATCCGGTTCCCACTGGTAGTTAAGCAGAAAAATAAACTCTTTAATGAGCATCTATCCAAAATCGGAAGGATAATTGGCTGCAAAGAAAGACTGAGAGGATATGTTTTCAGATACTCATGGGCGAATATTGCAAAGCAGTTAGATTATTCTACAGAAAAAATCGGGCAGGCTCTTGGACATAGCAGAAACAGTGTTACAGATGGATATTTGAGTGATTATAACTCCGAAGTAATTGACAGTATGAATGAGCATATCTGTAATCAGGTTATGAAAATAAAGCAAGAGATTTGA
- a CDS encoding T9SS type A sorting domain-containing protein: MKKTLLLASTQILSVGALLAQPTWQQTLSQVNIFSFASTDNGYVFATTGQFLYKSTADGASFTWNAITGFPYSSTNHHQIMGKGNLLFLCDFDMINYDGRGIYMTSDFGITWVRKCNGLGSDTNVVFLNPLANGAILAYTEKASSYKLYRSTDNGNTWTFVQNVSYTISSVMVRSATEAYLNVNNDLLKSTNNGASWSLISSPGLSNMVILSSGTFYGTMFNGIAKSTDNGVTWSPVTTTGLPATVFPGAFIKAPGDTVYLSDMSSPYGLYYSTNGCLNWSTCNVGFGPNPSMGTNRYLVIATDGYMFAGPGSVGIYRSVNRVTPSQVGTEELALDKSVNIFPNPSSGIFSVNSEINISTIEITDLLGEKIYTSRVNSYKSVPTTIGVDLSKDQNGIYFIRIITDKGTLVKKIIINK, encoded by the coding sequence ATGAAAAAAACCCTACTCCTCGCATCAACACAAATTCTTTCAGTTGGCGCATTGCTGGCACAACCGACTTGGCAGCAAACACTTAGCCAGGTTAATATTTTTTCATTCGCTTCAACAGATAATGGATATGTCTTTGCGACTACCGGCCAGTTTCTATATAAGTCAACTGCCGATGGCGCTTCTTTTACATGGAATGCGATAACGGGATTTCCATACAGTTCTACTAATCATCATCAAATTATGGGAAAGGGGAATCTTCTTTTCCTATGCGATTTTGATATGATAAACTATGACGGCAGGGGCATTTATATGACTTCAGATTTCGGTATAACCTGGGTGAGAAAATGCAATGGACTAGGATCTGATACGAATGTAGTCTTTCTAAATCCGCTTGCCAATGGAGCTATATTGGCGTACACCGAAAAAGCTTCTTCTTATAAATTATATCGGTCTACTGATAATGGCAATACATGGACATTTGTGCAAAATGTTTCTTATACTATTTCATCTGTTATGGTACGTTCAGCAACCGAGGCCTATTTGAACGTGAATAATGATTTGCTGAAATCAACAAATAACGGAGCGAGTTGGTCATTAATTTCTTCTCCGGGACTTTCCAATATGGTCATTCTCTCTTCCGGAACATTTTATGGAACCATGTTTAACGGTATTGCAAAATCAACAGACAATGGCGTTACCTGGTCCCCGGTTACCACTACAGGACTTCCCGCTACAGTATTTCCGGGTGCATTTATTAAAGCTCCGGGTGATACTGTTTATCTAAGTGACATGAGTTCACCTTACGGACTTTATTATTCTACTAACGGATGTCTGAATTGGAGCACCTGTAATGTCGGATTTGGTCCAAACCCTTCTATGGGCACTAACCGATACCTAGTGATCGCTACTGATGGGTACATGTTTGCCGGTCCGGGCAGTGTGGGAATTTATAGAAGCGTAAATAGAGTTACTCCTTCGCAAGTGGGAACAGAAGAACTTGCATTAGATAAGTCAGTAAATATTTTCCCCAATCCAAGCAGCGGAATTTTTTCAGTGAACTCAGAAATTAATATTTCAACTATTGAAATCACAGATCTGCTTGGAGAAAAAATTTATACTTCGCGGGTAAATTCATATAAATCAGTCCCGACAACTATCGGGGTCGATTTAAGTAAAGATCAAAATGGAATTTATTTTATCCGCATCATTACCGATAAAGGAACTCTTGTGAAGAAAATCATTATTAATAAATAA
- a CDS encoding galactose oxidase gives MRTFLTIGFALLMNIFCFFSSAQGVWTQKPDLPGTGRGFGVGFSLGSKGYITTGYSGSYYNDMWCYDTLSNMWTSKASFPGAARGYAVGFAIGSKGYVGTGSGSTTYNDFWAYNPVTNSWTQKANFGGSARGFATGFSASGKGYIGTKGPTQNDFWEYDTLSNTWTQIAAMGTGIRSAAVGFSVGGKGYVGTGSSNPTYYQDLWQYDPGTGAWTQMADIPGSPSQAARWGATAFSIGSKGYVAAGNYGSSQYKRDLWEYDPATNSWLQKADIPDVQRYGSVGFTIGNKGYLVAGSNSTGNLQTFWEYNPFSPLTLYLSHVNSSCTNPCNGKATANTSGGTTPYTYLWNIGKTTQSVTGLCAGTYSVTVTDAVGTAITANTIVQ, from the coding sequence ATGAGAACATTTTTAACTATTGGATTTGCTTTACTGATGAATATTTTTTGCTTTTTTTCAAGCGCGCAAGGAGTGTGGACACAAAAACCGGATTTACCCGGAACGGGAAGGGGATTCGGTGTTGGTTTTTCTCTCGGATCAAAAGGCTACATCACCACCGGCTACAGCGGTTCTTATTACAATGATATGTGGTGTTACGATACCCTTTCAAATATGTGGACATCAAAAGCATCTTTTCCGGGAGCGGCTCGCGGTTATGCTGTGGGCTTTGCCATAGGCAGCAAAGGATATGTTGGAACAGGTTCCGGAAGCACAACGTATAATGATTTCTGGGCATATAATCCTGTAACCAACTCATGGACACAGAAAGCAAACTTTGGCGGATCGGCAAGAGGTTTTGCAACAGGATTTTCTGCAAGTGGAAAAGGATACATCGGCACAAAAGGCCCCACACAAAATGATTTTTGGGAATATGATACGCTCAGCAATACATGGACGCAGATCGCAGCAATGGGCACCGGCATACGAAGCGCGGCAGTAGGTTTTTCTGTAGGAGGAAAAGGATATGTTGGCACGGGTTCATCCAACCCCACTTATTATCAGGATTTATGGCAATATGATCCGGGAACAGGGGCATGGACCCAAATGGCAGACATACCCGGATCGCCCTCGCAGGCAGCGCGCTGGGGCGCAACCGCTTTTTCTATAGGAAGCAAAGGATATGTTGCCGCAGGAAACTACGGGAGTTCACAATACAAAAGAGATTTATGGGAATACGACCCGGCAACAAACTCATGGTTACAAAAAGCCGATATACCAGACGTGCAACGATACGGTTCCGTTGGATTTACAATAGGCAACAAAGGTTATTTGGTAGCAGGTTCTAACAGCACCGGTAACCTTCAAACATTTTGGGAATACAATCCTTTTTCTCCGCTCACGTTGTATTTGAGCCATGTTAATTCATCTTGCACAAATCCCTGCAATGGAAAAGCTACCGCAAATACTTCAGGAGGCACCACGCCTTATACTTACCTGTGGAATATCGGGAAAACCACACAATCAGTTACTGGACTTTGTGCGGGAACATATTCAGTAACAGTAACTGATGCGGTTGGTACTGCAATTACTGCAAATACAATAGTGCAATAA